Sequence from the Clostridium botulinum genome:
CTTGCACATGATGGTGAAGAATTAACTCTTTATTATATTAAAAATAATTTATTAAAAGATAATTCTACGTTTTAATAAAATACCAATATATATAAGTATTATGTGAGCTAATTCAAATGTAGTGATACTCATTAATTATTTTTTTAGTATAATTATAAAATCAATTTAACTACTATATGTATAAATACATATTAACAATATAGCTAGAAATGAATAGTTATAATATTTATAAGAATGTTAAAATTATTATGAATGTTAATTATTATGAAGTTAATGCTAAATTTAAAAAATTCAGCATTAACTTTAAAACTAGAAATTAAAAATAGCTTTAAAAATGAGTATCTATTTCTTTTCTCCTGATTTTTTTTAAGTCTTTTAATCTTAAATTAGTTTTCTCCATGATTGTATCAAAGGAATCCCCTGCAATCATCATTTCTTTAGCTTTTTCACGAGCCAATATTTTATCATTACTCATATTTGAATTTTCCTCCTGTAATACTGTAATCAGTATTTATCTTTTCCTTAGAAAAATAATATATACATTACATTTAAATCCATATAATATATATTATTTAATTAAAAGTTCACTTGGTGATTTATTAAATAATTTTTTAAAAGAACGTAGGAAACTAGAATAATCATTAAATCCACATTTAGTAGCTGCTTTTAAAACAGCTTCACCATTTTCTATAAGGTCCTTTGCTATTAATAACCTTTTTTGTAATATATAATTATGAAGCGTATAGCCGGTTTCCTTTTTAAATTTATGCATTAAATAATATTTACTTATAAAAAACTCTTTTGCTAAAAATTCAATAGAAAGATCTTTTGAAATATTATTATTGATATATTTTAATATTTCTTCAATTTGCTTGTCATATTTAAGAGAAGATTCATCACTTATAAACATGTCTTCTAAGTAAATTCTATTTAAATAAATTAAGAACTGAATAAATAATGAATTATTTAAAAGTTTACATCCAAAATCATTTGAATTTAATGAAGACTCTAATGAGCTAATAATATTTTTTAATGAGTTCTGTAATTTGATATCAAGTCTAATAAGATTAAAGCTCTTTTTATTAGCTAATTTAAAACAAGTCATTAAATCACAATTATTATAATTGTGAGATTCTATAAAATTTGAATTAACCCAAATTACTATTCTTTCATAAGCTTCGGATGAATCTATCAATGGTTTATGTACATCATGATTATTTACAAGAAGTATATCCCAAGGTTTTAGATAATAAGCTTTGCCTTCTATTAAATAAGTTACTTTTCCGGATAAAAATATAATTATTTTATTGAACTCATGGTAGTGGAATTCAAATTCTTGATTTTTCTTATCTTTTATATGAAATAATTTAAAATCACTGTACAAGTATCCAGATTTATTTCCGTAATCAATTGTATTCATTTCAAATGACAACCTTTCAAATAAGATATATAAATCATAGAGCATTTTTTGCAATATTTCAAGCAATATATGCACTATTTATAGTTAAAATTCTGTATATAATAAAATTAAGAGAAATATATTTTATGTGAAAAATTAAAGGAATTATATTTTATTAAGAAAATCAAAAAACAAGTGTTTAATTAAGGAGGAATATGTCTTGAAATTTATAAAAAACTATAAATATTCAATAATTTTATTACTATCAATTCTACTTGGCGGTGTTATAGGACTTATAATGGGGGAAAATGCAAAAATATTTGAACCATTGGGAAAATTATTTTTAAATATGATATTTACAGCATTAGTACCAATTGTATTTTTTAGTATATCGTCATCAATAGCTAATATGGAGAGTTCTAAGAAGCTAGGTAAACTGTTAGGGATAACTGTTACAGTATTTGGAACAACTGCTCTTATTTCAGGAATATTAGGTGTTATTAGTTTTAAATTATTTGATCCTACAAAAGGTTTAGATTTATCTACATTTGGAAACTTAATTAACTCTAATCAAAATGAAACTATGAATTCAGTTGGAATATTAGAAAAGATTGTATCTAGTATCAGTGTTGGTGATTTTTCAGAACTTTTAACAAGAAGTAACTTACTGGCAATGATTTTATTTTCGATAATAGTAGGATTTGCTACAATGCTTTGTAAAGAAGAAGGAAAAGTATTTGCAAAATTTTTAAATAGTGGTGCAGCAGTAACAATGAAAATTATAAGTATAATAATGTATTATGCACCAATTGGGCTTGGAGCATATTTTGCAAGCATAATAGGAGAATTAGGTGGTCAAATTTTAACAGGGTACTTGAAAGTATTTGTACTATATACTGTTCTTTCAATATTGTATTTCGGTGTATTTTTTACAATATATGCATATATAGCAGGCGGGAAAAGGGGAATTAAAAGTTTTTGGAAGAATTCAGTTGAACCATCAGTAACAGCAGTAGCAACATGTTCAAGTGCTGCATGTATACCTGTGAATATAAAAGCAGCTAAAAAGATGGGGGTACCAGATAGTATAGCAAAGATAATAATGCCCATAGGTGTTAATATTCATAAAGATGGCTCAGTTATAGGGGGAGTATATAAAATTATGTTTCTATTTGGAATATTCGGACGTGATATGGAAAGTATAAGTTCATTAATAATTATATTAATTTTAGGATTATTAATTGGAGCTGTTGTAGGTGCTGTACCAGGCGGTGGAGCAATTGGAGAAATGCTTATATTAAGTATGTTTAATTTCCCACAAGAAGCACTTGCAATAATGCTTGTAATAGCTACAATAATTGATATTCCAGCTACATTGTTAAATTCATCTGGTAATACTGTTTGTACAATGATGATTTCAAAATTTATGGGGAATAAACAAAATGAAATATAAATTTTATAAGAGAATTTACTTAAAAAGAGATGTTTAGATAATAAAATGTTTAAATATCTCTATTTATATTATGAGAAAATTAGTGTAGTATTAACTTATAAGAAAATTTTTGGACAAGGGGAGTGTATTTATGAAAAAGGATTTTAATATAGATGAATTTTTATTAGAGTATCCACAGATAAATAAAACAATAGAGAAATATAAGATTAATATGGAAAACATGAAAGCGATATATAATGATTATATTGAGTATAAAGATTCCTATGAAAATCAAGCAGGATTTATAGCTAATATATTACGTTCTCAAGAAGTTATACATTCAGTAAAATCAAGAGTTAAAGAGCCTATTAGGCTTATAGAAAAAATCATAAGAAAAACTGAAGATAGAAAAGAAAAATATGGTGATGATTTTGAATTTACAATAGATAACTACAAACAAGAAATAAATGATTTAATTGGAATAAGGGTTATACATATATTTAAGGAGCAGTGGAGAGAAATACATGAGTACATAATAAACACATGGAAAGTAGTAGAAATAACTGCTAATGTTAGAGATGGAGATAATATTGAGGTCTTCGAGGAATTAGATATAAAAGTAAGATCAAGGGCATCAGGATATCGTTCAGTACACTATTTAGTTGAGTTTTGTCCAACAAATGAAAAAGTAGTTGCAGAAATTCAAGTTAGAACAATATTTGAAGAAGGATATGGAGAGATAGATCATATTTTAAGGTATTCACATAATGAAATTCCAGAAATTTTAAAATCAAATTTATTATTATTTAACAGAATAGTTGGAAGTGCAGATGAAATGGCATCATTAGTTAATAATTTAAGTAAAGAATGGTGTGAAAAAGAGAAAAACTATAAAAAAATGATAGAAGAGCAAGATGCCGAAATAAATAGATTAAAAAATAAAATGACATGGATAGATGTAGAATAAAATTAAAAAAATATTATTGCAAAAATAAATAAACTTTAAATACAAAAATTAAAATTTTAAGAATATATTTAGGAAAATACTATGGTTACATAAATGTACTAATGGTATTTTTCTTTTTTATTTTCTAGTATTTTTGATAATATTAGTAAAAATTATGTTAAATTTTACTTGAAAATGATAGAATATTAAAGTAAAAAGAAAAGTAAACTGGTTTAGGGGTGATTTAATTGATATTTGTACCTTATTATGAATTAAAAGCTGGAATGAAATTATCTAGCAATATAAATCTAGGTAACAATAAAAAATCAAAAGCTTTTTTGTTAAAAAAAGGTATGATATTAACAAATGAAAATATAAAAAAAATAATAAATTTTAATGTTTTAGGTGCATATATTAATGACGGTAGAAA
This genomic interval carries:
- a CDS encoding dicarboxylate/amino acid:cation symporter; this encodes MKFIKNYKYSIILLLSILLGGVIGLIMGENAKIFEPLGKLFLNMIFTALVPIVFFSISSSIANMESSKKLGKLLGITVTVFGTTALISGILGVISFKLFDPTKGLDLSTFGNLINSNQNETMNSVGILEKIVSSISVGDFSELLTRSNLLAMILFSIIVGFATMLCKEEGKVFAKFLNSGAAVTMKIISIIMYYAPIGLGAYFASIIGELGGQILTGYLKVFVLYTVLSILYFGVFFTIYAYIAGGKRGIKSFWKNSVEPSVTAVATCSSAACIPVNIKAAKKMGVPDSIAKIIMPIGVNIHKDGSVIGGVYKIMFLFGIFGRDMESISSLIIILILGLLIGAVVGAVPGGGAIGEMLILSMFNFPQEALAIMLVIATIIDIPATLLNSSGNTVCTMMISKFMGNKQNEI
- a CDS encoding RelA/SpoT domain-containing protein yields the protein MKKDFNIDEFLLEYPQINKTIEKYKINMENMKAIYNDYIEYKDSYENQAGFIANILRSQEVIHSVKSRVKEPIRLIEKIIRKTEDRKEKYGDDFEFTIDNYKQEINDLIGIRVIHIFKEQWREIHEYIINTWKVVEITANVRDGDNIEVFEELDIKVRSRASGYRSVHYLVEFCPTNEKVVAEIQVRTIFEEGYGEIDHILRYSHNEIPEILKSNLLLFNRIVGSADEMASLVNNLSKEWCEKEKNYKKMIEEQDAEINRLKNKMTWIDVE
- a CDS encoding AraC family transcriptional regulator, which gives rise to MNTIDYGNKSGYLYSDFKLFHIKDKKNQEFEFHYHEFNKIIIFLSGKVTYLIEGKAYYLKPWDILLVNNHDVHKPLIDSSEAYERIVIWVNSNFIESHNYNNCDLMTCFKLANKKSFNLIRLDIKLQNSLKNIISSLESSLNSNDFGCKLLNNSLFIQFLIYLNRIYLEDMFISDESSLKYDKQIEEILKYINNNISKDLSIEFLAKEFFISKYYLMHKFKKETGYTLHNYILQKRLLIAKDLIENGEAVLKAATKCGFNDYSSFLRSFKKLFNKSPSELLIK